The following proteins are encoded in a genomic region of Microcoleus sp. FACHB-831:
- a CDS encoding macro domain-containing protein, which translates to MPIRYVSGDLFANEYKAQALAHGCNCKGAMGAGIAVGFRDRYPAMYEHYRQLCHAKPRQFNPSDVLLWKSEELPWVFNLATQESYGRTGATYEAIERSLELMKRQAEEEAIATIAMPRIGSGYGGLSWKKVRTIIERVFADWSGTLYVYEEYIPDPT; encoded by the coding sequence ATGCCTATTCGTTACGTTTCAGGGGATTTGTTTGCTAACGAGTATAAGGCTCAGGCACTAGCTCACGGTTGTAACTGCAAAGGGGCTATGGGAGCAGGAATCGCTGTAGGATTCCGCGATCGCTATCCAGCAATGTATGAGCATTACCGCCAACTTTGCCACGCTAAACCACGTCAGTTCAACCCTAGCGATGTGCTGCTATGGAAGTCCGAGGAGCTGCCTTGGGTTTTTAATCTCGCCACCCAAGAAAGTTATGGGAGAACTGGCGCCACTTACGAAGCCATTGAGCGATCGCTAGAATTGATGAAACGGCAAGCAGAAGAAGAAGCGATCGCCACAATTGCTATGCCCCGTATTGGCTCTGGTTACGGTGGTTTATCTTGGAAGAAAGTCCGTACTATTATCGAGCGTGTATTTGCGGATTGGTCGGGAACGCTCTACGTTTACGAGGAATATATTCCTGATCCAACCTGA